The sequence below is a genomic window from Brevibacillus laterosporus.
ACAAGATAAACTTAAGCAACTGCTAGACAGACACTCTCATGTGTATATAAAGCCAAGCAACGGTACAGGTGGTAGGGGCATTGTAAAGATAGAACGTACATCTGGGAAGTATCACTTATTAGGAAGAGATTATCAGCGTAAGAAAATAAGCTCTACGTGTAAATCACTTATTGAAATAAACAAATGGCTTAATGTTTGGAAAAATAAGGATAAACAAATTGTACAACAAGGTTTGCATATCAATTTGTTACCTGAAAGATCAGTAGATGTACGTTTGCTCATTCAGAAGGAGCAAACAGGAAACTGGGACGTGACAGGTATGGGTGTTCGAATTGGTCCGGCCCACTCAGCTACCTCTAACCTACATGGCGGGGGTCAGGCAAAAGAACTGGCTACGTTTTTAGAATCGTTGTTTGGAGTAGCAAGAACACAAATAATCCAACAAGAGTGTCATCGATTGGCTAGACAGACTGCTCTCACTGTCGAGCGACATTTTGGTCGGATGCTGGAGCTTGCACTTGATATTGGCATTGATGTACAAGGAAATGTTTGGCTTATTGAGGTAAATCCCAAGCCAGGCCGGGAAATATTCCGGGAATTAGGGCAACTACAAACATATCAACAATCCATTGAACGACCAATTCAATATGCAAGGTATCTGGCTTCACATGGATAAAACAAAGAAATCGTGGTTTAAATGACAATCGATGAAACAAATCCAGATAATAAGAGAAAAGTTCAGGCGTCCCGAGTCCTTAGTAAATGACCAGGCAACCGCCTGCTTTTTCATTTTCAGGAATGGACAAGCATTAACCATACATGTAAAAGCCGCTAGGAGTAGAAGGAGAAACGAGCAAATATGAAAGCAGAGAAATTCTTTACACATCCCGTGGGTATTGCGGTTGCAGCCACAGTTACCACGTTTTTATGGGGGAGTTCCTTTCCCTTTATTAAAAAAAGCTACGAACATCTCCAGATCGGCAAGTCGGACATCTTTGAACAAATGCTATTTGCTGGATATCGTTTTGTGTTAGCTGCTCTTGGTATTTTATTGGTGATGCTATTGTTACGTAAACAGATAGGGTACCAAACAGGTTCTTTAAAGCGATTAGCAAAAGTGGGAGCCTTTCAAACGTTTTTGCAATATATTTTCTTTTATATTGGACTTAGCTATAGTTCAGGAATCCAAGGCTCCATTATTGCTGGAACTACCTCCTTCTTTCAAATTATGCTAGCCCATTTTATGTACAAAAACGATTCGCTAAGTATACGAAAAGGTGTGGGACTAGCGATTGGATTTTTAGGTGTTATCATTGTTAATCTGCCAAGTGGAGGCTCGATGGCGATCGCTTTTGGAATAGGAGAGATTTGTTTATTGGTCGCTATGTTTTGTGGTGGATTAGGAAATATATTATCCAAACAGGAAGCAGCACATCTCGATATTCTATATCTGACCTCTTATCAAATGCTACTTGGAGGATTGGGCTTACTTGCAATTGGTGCAAGCCAGGTCGGAATGATGCCTTTCCATTTTGATTGGAACACCTCCTTGATGCTGTTATACTTGGCGTTTATTTCGGGAGCTGGCTTTGTGTTATGGAACAATATCATGAAGTACAATAAAGTTGGAAATGTCTCGATGTATTTATTTTTGATTCCCGTGTTTGGAGTGTTGCTTTCTTCGGTTATGCTACAAGAAGCGATTCATCTCGTGGTATTGATTGCCTTGGTTTGCGTAGCAGGAGGCATTATTATTGTTAATAGAGAAAAATCTTCGACGTCCACTAAAAATGCTATACAAAAAGCGAAAACCATCAAATAAACTAACTAGGTGAATTCACCCACCCCCTCTTTTGGGCATATGGTACAAAAGAGGAGAGGTGGTGTAACAGTGCAGGTTGAGTTTGGATGGCTTCATGGAATGTACGTATTTTTTATCCTTGCCATTATTTTGCTTATGGTGTTAAGGAGAGACACGAGTCTTGTCAGTATCGTTGGAATTGCTGTGTTGGGCTTTGTGGCAAGTGGCTCTGTGCCTACAGCAGTAGAAGGAATATTTGGTAGCTTTATTTATGCAATCAATGAGCTGTTACCTACCATCTTGATTATTTGCGTTATTGTCGCCATGAGCCTGGTATTATCAGTTTCTGGAGTAAATGAAACAATGATTACACCTATGACATTTTTGATCAAGGCTCCTGGTCCAGCCTACTGGATTATTGGGATTTCAATGATGGTTATCTCATGGTTCTTCTGGCCCTCACCGGCAGTTGCTTTAATTGGAGCAGTTGTGCTCCCAGTTGCTGTTCGAATTGGCTTGCCTGCCATGGGAGTTGCCATAGCAATGAATTTATTTGGGCATGGGATTGCATTATCTAGCGATTTTATTATTCAGGGTGCCCCAGCTCTTACAGCGGGGGCGGCAGGGATAGCAGTGGAGGATGTCATACGTGCCAGTGTTCCTTTGATCATGGTAATGGGCATTGTTTCAACGAGTGTTGCATTTTATTTGTTACGTCGAGATATGAAAAATGGCAAGCTGCAAGCCGATTCAAGTTTGTTCACTACCAAAACGTTTGTAGAGCAAGAAGAAGTAGGAGTGGTACCAAAAGAGGGAGGTATGTCTGTGAATGGTGTAGCAGATACTCCTTCACTTTCAAAGCCATTTCGTATGCTCTTTGCAAATCTTGTTCCTTTGTTGTTTGCTTTAGATGTTCTAGCCATGTGGTTTTTTGATCTAAGGGGAGGGGATGCGACCGCTTTAATTGGCGGTACGGCGATGTCAATCATGCTAATGGTTACCATGTTCACCCATAAAAAAAGGGGACTGGAGAAGACTACGGAGTATCTCATTCAAGGCTTCCAATTTGGGTTTAAGGTTTTCGGACCTGTTATTCCGATTGCAGCCTTCTTTTACATGGGGGATAGTGGTTTTACCAAGGTATTTGGCCAGTTGTTACCTGCTGGTTCTCAAGGAATTGTTAATGACCTTGGGATTGCTTTGGCCCACGCTATTCCGTTAACCAAAGAAGTAGCAGCGGCGACCGTGATGGGAGTAGGAATCATTACTGGTTTGGACGGATCTGGGTTCTCAGGTATTACGTTGGCTGGATCCGTGGCCCAACTTTTTTCGTCTTCTTTTTATGATGGCATTGACACTCTTACTGCATTAGGTCAAGTGGCAGCAATCTGGGTTGGTGGTGGTACGCTAGTTCCTTGGGCTTTAATCCCAGCGGCAGCGATATGTGGTGTTAGTCCGTTTGAATTGGCAAGACGCAACTTGGTTCCGGTTTTAATTGGACTAGTTGTGACGACGATAGTTGCCGTTTTTCTAATATAAAAGGCAAGACCAGAGGAATGTAGAAACACTCTCTGGTCTTTTTGTTTGCAAGTAATGCTTTACTGGAATCATGTGGAAAGAGAATCTCCAAAGCTCCCTTCAAAGACGACTTCTTCTAAACCTCGTCTAGAATTAGGAATTTCACGTTCTTGATAGGCTTCTGATAGAGCCTCTTTTTCCCCTTGATAGCCTATGGCAATAACGATTTCGACCTCATATTCATTTGGAATATGCAATAGCTCACGGGCTTTGTCAGGGTAGAAGCCACCCATGGCGTGCGTAACAAGCCCTTGTCGAACACTCTCTAATGCTAAATAACCCCAGGAGGTGCCAGCATCAAAGGAATGGGAACGGAGTGGCTCATCACGTGAAGAAAGCTTGGTAGATAAGAGAAGGGCAAGAACGGGAGCTTTGTCGCACCAAGCTGTATTACCAGGCATGATGAATTTTAAGAAGGTGGCCCGATCCTCTGGTGTACGTGCGACAATATAACGCCACGGTTGTTCATTGCTACCAGAAGGAGCCCAGCGAGCTGCTTCAAATATGCGGTGCAATACTTCAGCTTCTACCGGTTTTTCTGAAAATGAACGGGGAGACCAGCGATTTAAGTAAATAGGATCAATAGCATGAGTACTTTCTCGATGAGATTGTCCCCATGTAGATTTATCATTATGTCCCATTTGTATCTTACCTCCTTTTATTGTGTTGAAAGCAAAAAAACAACTGAATTTTCAGAAATAAACATTTTCTTCTTTAAGTATAACAACCATCTTAACATTTAGCACTTCTAAAACTTTTTTAGAGTCATTTCATGTGTCGTACTATCGTGTTTATTTTTATATTTAGTTTACATAATAAAATTATAGACAACTTTTTCCTACATCATTTCCACATTTCCTCCATACTCCTGCTTTATCTGCTCGCTAAGATAAGCATAGAAAGGCGGGAAGAGTATGCAAGAATTAAAAGCAGCACGCTTAGAGATATGTGCCATGTTAAATCAGTGTCAGTCTTGCAATTTGCCTCTGCTTCATCGCCGTCCTGGTCAAAAAAAACGGAACAATCAGTTCTGTGCTACCCATTGTAGTTTTTACAGGGAAATTCAGATGAAGCGACGTAGTATGGAGCGCATGCAAATACAACGTAGAACACAGCTTGGGGTTCCACGCACTGGGATGATGGAACCAGATGAGCAACGAGTTCTCGTTCATAGTTAAATAAAATAGTAGGTAGGTTTTCTTGCTTCCAGTTAAAAAAGAGCAAAAAAAAGTCGACAAAAGCCCACAAAAAATACATCCTTTCTATCTTAAGCTGTTTTTAGTAATTGAAGGATGATTAAACACATAGTGGATACAAAAAGAAAGACAAGGCTCCTGGTACATTGGGAAACTGGACATTAAGAGGAGTAGCTATTTTTACATCATCACGTTTTGTGAGAGTAAACAATAGCTACTCCTTCTTTATACATAAAAATAAACACTTGTCTGATCTTGTAGAAAATGTGCAAATAAATTAACTTGTACAAGCCACTGTTTAGCTCTATCCTTAGAGATAGGAAATCAAATTCGGAACTGGAAGCAAGAGGAGGTAACCTATATGTCAAAAGATTTACTTGTAATGCTAGAGGAACTACATGAAGACAAGCAACGCTATGTCCACTACTTAGAACAAAGTAAAAAATCTCTTTCGCAACTTGCTATGACAGAGGGAGACACTCATTGCGTGGAAACGCTTACGCTTTTGCAAGCCACACAATCCGAAGTAGAGACCTTACAAAAATTAATTTCCTATATTGACTTTAAAATAAAGCTTTTACGAGTAAAAGAATACGCTTCCTAGGAACCTCATCACCCCTGATGGGGTTCCTTTTTCGCTTTCACTTAACTAGTAGTAATGCTTTTTTACATAAAAAGTTGCTACCTGTTCGTATCCTACCCACATCTGCTACAATAGGAGAATCAGCTATTAAAAGATGACGGAGGGAGATTCACATGTCACAAAACCAGGATCAACAACCACAAAACCAGCCTACAGAGCCTAAAGTAAATAAAGAAGCCAAACTGGTTATTTTTACCTTTATTGGTTTGATGGTCCTTTGTGTGTTCATTATTGGCTGGTTTATGTTTCTCCGCTAGGGAACAAACGAAGAAAGCAGGTGTAGCATTATGACAGAGCAATCTTTACAACTAGGTGATATCGTTATAGTGAAGCATCGAACGGGTGAGTATATCAGCGAGATTATGGAATTAACGCCGAGTAAAGCGTTGGTTAAAACGTTAGCAGTAGTTACTCATCCTACACAAGGTGACTTACATAATTTGTATCAAACGAATGTACCGTTGTTTCATCAGCGAAAAGCTATGGCTTATCTTGAGAAAGTATATGTGCCAACAGTCGTGTTACGTCCTTTTCTTGAAGGCAATGTGCCAACCTATCTTGATTCTTTACGCCAAGCGTTGCAAGAACAAGAAAAACAATTACGAGAGCGCGGCGATGAGTATGCTAATCGAGCCTTACAACAATTGACTCAACTGCATAGCGAATATTTTTCATAAAAGAAAGCCCTCTCTGGTCATAAAAACAGGAGAATCAGGAAAGCCTAGTATGGGTATGACTCTGATTTTCTACTTTTAACCAAGGGGGTTTTAATGTATGGCTGCAGGATTAGGTGCACATGAGGTACTAGATTTACATGAAGTCTTAGATGGCATGATTAACACTAGTAATCATATGCATATGTATCGTTCTTATGTTAGAGATCCACAATTGATGAGTATACTTGAAAATCAACTGCAATTTCATTTGCAATCCTATAACGTGCTCATCTCTATTTTGCAAAAGACTAATTATCAGCAATCGATTCCACAACGTCATATAAAAAGAATAGGATATGCACAACCTACGTATGGTTTGCATCAACCTGCTCCAGTGTCACCTTCTAGTTCTACTCAGGAAATAGATGATCGGGACATTGCTAGTTGTATGCTTGGTTTACATAAATCTGCAGCTACTCATAAGATGATGGCGACATTGGAATGTGCAGATCCGACCTTGCGTCGTGCTCTATCACAAGCTGCCGTGAATTGTGCAGATATGGCATATGAAGTGTGGCAGTACATGAACCAGCGAGGATATTATCAAGTGGCTACGTTAAAGGAAATGACCACTCAGACCATGATCAATACATATCAGCCGACCATGAACCAATCACTTGGTCAGGTTGCTCCCTTTGTTAATCAATCAGCTATGAGATCAGCTCCACAACTGGTTTCACAAATTCAACACACGGATCAAACGAGTTCATCGATGTTACCCCAAAACACGTATGCAAACTACTCTGGAACAACAGCCGGTATTGATTTGCACGCTGGCAATCAAAATATGGCAACGGGAGTAGGGGTTCAACCTTTTCAAACTCTAACGCAGGATCATAACAGTTCTCATGGGGAGCATCAACAATCTGCTGCCAGTATGTTTAGTAATCATGTGGGTCATCATGCTCCACACAATATTCATCCAGCTGAATAAGCGGATAGGACACATCCCGACTTAAGCCACTACTTTCTTATTAAACAGAGGCTTTTGCTCGGGATGTTTTTTTTGAACACAGGTATTCTAAAAAGTTTAGCAATGTTCACGCTATTTGTTTTGTACTATAATAGGGGAGTGTTCATATAAAAGGAGAGTTTTTAATGTCTCAGGCTGTCATAGACGCAATACTTTTTGGAATTGTTGCTCTGGTTCTCTTTGGAGCTATGATTTACTATATTAAAAAATGGAAATGACAAAAACGCTAATCTTACCAATGAATGGAGAGAGATTAGCGTTTTTACGTTTCATATATGTTTATTGTAAAAAGAGCTTATTTTACGTGTAGTAATGCCTCAATATCTCCATTTACAATGATATTAATGTGAGATGAAATCTTTTCAATGTCCCATTCCCACCACGCCACATTCAACAAGACTGCAATGATTTCGTCCGAAAATCGCTTTTTCAACTCTCTGGAGGGATTACCTCCTGTAATAGTGTAAGGTTGGAC
It includes:
- a CDS encoding nitroreductase family protein, with translation MGHNDKSTWGQSHRESTHAIDPIYLNRWSPRSFSEKPVEAEVLHRIFEAARWAPSGSNEQPWRYIVARTPEDRATFLKFIMPGNTAWCDKAPVLALLLSTKLSSRDEPLRSHSFDAGTSWGYLALESVRQGLVTHAMGGFYPDKARELLHIPNEYEVEIVIAIGYQGEKEALSEAYQEREIPNSRRGLEEVVFEGSFGDSLST
- a CDS encoding kinase — its product is MTEQSLQLGDIVIVKHRTGEYISEIMELTPSKALVKTLAVVTHPTQGDLHNLYQTNVPLFHQRKAMAYLEKVYVPTVVLRPFLEGNVPTYLDSLRQALQEQEKQLRERGDEYANRALQQLTQLHSEYFS
- a CDS encoding YheC/YheD family protein — its product is MKKTPIIGVLTWRSGRTFAEPSYFKKLLRASKRLGVVLYLFCPRDVDDKTKQIQGFFWSREKGWLSKRFPWPDVVIDRYRYRPDQAFKEYIAFRKRNHMYYANHRLANKWKVHQILSAEPAMERWLPETYLYSQDKLKQLLDRHSHVYIKPSNGTGGRGIVKIERTSGKYHLLGRDYQRKKISSTCKSLIEINKWLNVWKNKDKQIVQQGLHINLLPERSVDVRLLIQKEQTGNWDVTGMGVRIGPAHSATSNLHGGGQAKELATFLESLFGVARTQIIQQECHRLARQTALTVERHFGRMLELALDIGIDVQGNVWLIEVNPKPGREIFRELGQLQTYQQSIERPIQYARYLASHG
- a CDS encoding spore coat protein; protein product: MAAGLGAHEVLDLHEVLDGMINTSNHMHMYRSYVRDPQLMSILENQLQFHLQSYNVLISILQKTNYQQSIPQRHIKRIGYAQPTYGLHQPAPVSPSSSTQEIDDRDIASCMLGLHKSAATHKMMATLECADPTLRRALSQAAVNCADMAYEVWQYMNQRGYYQVATLKEMTTQTMINTYQPTMNQSLGQVAPFVNQSAMRSAPQLVSQIQHTDQTSSSMLPQNTYANYSGTTAGIDLHAGNQNMATGVGVQPFQTLTQDHNSSHGEHQQSAASMFSNHVGHHAPHNIHPAE
- a CDS encoding DMT family transporter, with protein sequence MKAEKFFTHPVGIAVAATVTTFLWGSSFPFIKKSYEHLQIGKSDIFEQMLFAGYRFVLAALGILLVMLLLRKQIGYQTGSLKRLAKVGAFQTFLQYIFFYIGLSYSSGIQGSIIAGTTSFFQIMLAHFMYKNDSLSIRKGVGLAIGFLGVIIVNLPSGGSMAIAFGIGEICLLVAMFCGGLGNILSKQEAAHLDILYLTSYQMLLGGLGLLAIGASQVGMMPFHFDWNTSLMLLYLAFISGAGFVLWNNIMKYNKVGNVSMYLFLIPVFGVLLSSVMLQEAIHLVVLIALVCVAGGIIIVNREKSSTSTKNAIQKAKTIK